The nucleotide sequence TTATAAAGCACATTCTAATTTTCTAATCTGCAAACTTATGCCGATTCCGCTATCTGCATCTGCATTTACATAACTACTTAATTTGCCACGATAAATACTATTATCTTATACTTATCTAGGTATCAAACAAATTCCTAATGCGCGGTGAGAGATCGCGATCCCGCGATCGTGAAGATCGTGGAGGTCGGGGACAAGATCGCGATCGCGATCGCGGCAAGGATCAGGATAGAGATCGCAATCGCAATAACTTTGGTTGGTCAAAGAAGCAGGCACCGCCCACATCGCGCAGCGGACGTATTGTCAAAGGTCGCGGAGTATTTGTAAGTGTATAGCCCCCGTAATGTCCcaacataaaactaaaaaataaaatactttttccAGCGTTTCCGCACACCGTCGCGCAGCCGATCGCGCAGCACTACGCCACCCCACTGGAAGCATGCCCAGAAGCGCACCATTAAGTTGTCTGACTTGGAGCGCATTGAGGAGGAGAGCAAGATGCGCGAAGAGGAGGTAAAGCGTCGCGAGCACGAGAGAAAACGTCGCCACGAAGAGGCCACCAAGAACCCCAAGCAGTCCTTTTTTGAGCTAACCCATGCCAGCACTTACGGCGGCAAAATGACGCCAGAGAAATTCTCTCCGGAACACAAAAACAAGTCGAAGGAAACATCAGATCGCGGCAAACCCAAGGAGAGAGAGAAGGAGAAGGCCAGCGAGAAGGAAGTGACTCCTCTTAAGCGCCGCAAATCGATGGACATGAATGCTTTGGACTATGAGCAGCAGACAGAAACCGAGTCCGAGGACGAGGAGCTACAGGTGAAACCACCCACCAAGCAGGAGAGCAAAGTAGAGCCATCGACTAGCAGGGATCGAAATTCAAAACGCGACGATCGCAAGCCCGATGAGAAAGCCAAACTAAAGCGCAGTCGTTCTCGAAGCCCGCGTCGCCATTCTCCTCCTCGTCGCCAACAGCGTTCGCCCGCTAGGCGTCCAGGCCAAAATTCCAACCAGAATCAGAATCAAAATCAGTTCAACCGCGGCAATCGCCGAAATCCGTTTGCTGACAGAGATCGACGCCGCCGTTCGCGCTCACAGGATAACGAATACCGGAATCGTTTTCCCTTGTCACCAATCAGGGGCAGGGGCTCTCCTGGTGGAGATCGCCGCCGTCAACAGCGTTCCCGCAGTCAGGGACGCAGGCAGGATTCGCCCAATCACAAGCGTCAGGTGTCGCCGGGCAGGAAACGTCAGGATTCGCAGAGCAGGAGGCGTCAGGATTCGCCGGAAAGAAGGCGTCAAGATTCGCCACCACGAAAGCGACGAGATTCGGTGGAAAGAAAGCGAGAAGACTCAAAAGACAGAAAGCGAGAGgcttcttcaaacaaaaagcgtGACGACTCACGCGAAAGGAGCCGCGACGATTCCCCTGGTAAGAAGCGCAAGGATTCTGGCAATAAAAAAAGAGAGGATTCCGAAGGCAAAAAGCCACAGGAATCCACCAGAAAAGAGCGCGATGACTCTCCCAGTCGAAAGCGAGAGGATAGCCCAAGCCGAAAGCGTAAGGACTCTGACAAAAAGCGACAGGACTCTCCTGTGAAAAGACAAGATTCGCCAGGCAGAAAGCGTCAGGACTCACAAGACAAAAACCGCCATGATTCTCCTGCCAAAAAACTAGATTTACCGGGCAGGAAGCGACAGGAGTCCGCCGACAGAGTGCAACAGGATTCCCTGGCCAAAAGACAAGACTCACCAGGCAGGCGCCGTAAGGACTCGCCTGAGAGAAAACGCAAGGAAACACCAGACAGAAGGCGCAAGGATTCGCCGGCTAGAAGGCGCCAGGAGTCCTCTGGAAGAAGGCGACAGGAGTCGGATGGCAGAAGACGCCGCGATTCGCCCGGAAACAGACGCAGCCGCAGCCGCGGACGCCGGCATAGCTCGTCGCGCAGTCGCAGTCCCTCAACCAGTCGCTCTCGCCGCCGCCGCTCACGCAGTCCGCTGCCTAAGCTCACCTCCGCTCTGCCCATGGACGAGGATCGCGAAAAGGCGGCCCGTGAGAAGATGCAGAAGCGTGCGGAGGCCGCCATGCTGATGAAGGAGCACATGCGCAATGAGATTGCCAAAGAGGAGGAACGGCGGTTGGAGAAACAGCGCCAGGACGACATGGAAAAGGAGCGTACCACCCGTGAGCTCAACGAACTGGAGCGCTTGAAGGCCGAAACCCTCAAGAAGCTGCAGGACGAGGAGCGAGTGGGCTCGGCGGGAGCGGGAATCGATGCAGCAGCCGGAAGCGAGGCCAAAACCGAGGCAACCGCCACCCGGAACAAACGCGAGTCCAGCACGGAGGATCGACATCGCGACAAGAAGCGCAAGCATAAAAAATCAAAGAAGTCCTCGGCTCGCTCCGATTCCGATTAATCAAACTAATCCAATCCTAGACAGTAGTTGAATCCCAAACAGCGGCTGACCGTATTTTTGTTCCACCAATTTAGACTTTTACACAAAATGGCCATTGTATAAATCGCGACCCCACTTTTTTGTAACGAAGTCCGTTTAATAAAGGTAAACGTCACTGTACTTTTGGagttcttatttatttaacacaGTTGGccataaattttaatattcgGAATATATTGTCCATATTAGTGACAATAAATAACATATTAAAGAGGATTAACTAACTAAAACCTCTTTTGAAGTTTCAACTTTTCGATATATTTCTAATGATATAGGGGTTTCTTCTGACCTATTAGCTGGGCTTTTTCAATGTTTTTTGCCATCctattttgtatatatttttattttacataGTGTAATTATTATTTGCAGGCCTTGGCCTAAACCTATCTTTAATTTCCGACAGGATTTATCGTAATAGCAATTTTCTTAGTTGTTTGAACTCTCTAATTGCCAAGTGAACTAACAAACATACAGCCTCCGACCTAAGTTTGCATAGTATTCTTATATTTTATATGCATTTCTTTAGGACCAAAGGCGACCCTTTGGTTTCGAGAGACAAACAATGGTGAAGGAAGAAAAATAGTAAAACTGCAAGTGCAACTTTTGGTCTGTTGTGGCTGTCGTTGCAGGTTGTACTAGGTACAAGATCTGCACtcacaaaaaaagtttgaaatGAAATGTTGGTAGATTCAATTAAGttccatatttaaaataaggcgaataaatatttaataatgaactaAAGGATAAGGAAGGGAAAAGTGGGATTCTCAGAATCAAAGTATGTTGCATACCAAATTCTTTAtcataataatttaatttatccGTTGGAGGATATCAATTTGTCCTTTTATAATATCAGAACTAATAATTTTGGTAGGGaagatattttatttttcgtcAAATGTTTTTCTATCTACATACCTACTTCATAAAACTGTTCTTTGTTATGTGGTAGGCTTGAAAGTGTCCCCaatttttgtgtgtgtgcagTTTTTCCTTTAGTAGGTTGCAAGTTGTTGTTCTAGTCGGTTGCTGGTTGCTGGTTGCAAGTGCCACTGACAAACACAGCTGTCGAGTGCGGCGCTTAAATGGCAAGTAAACTGCAGCCGAGCGTTTGCTTTGCTAATTTTGCAGGC is from Drosophila suzukii chromosome 3, CBGP_Dsuzu_IsoJpt1.0, whole genome shotgun sequence and encodes:
- the Moca-cyp gene encoding peptidyl-prolyl cis-trans isomerase G, which codes for MTVNKRDASATRSRCFFDISLGGLGVGRIVFELFGDVAPKTAENFRALCTGEKGLGLVTGKKLHYKGVIFHRVVKDFMVQAGDFSAGNGTGGESIYGGTFEDECFEKKHDRPFLLSMANRGKNTNGSQFFITTQPAPHLDNIHVVFGQVISGQELVRQLEDLPIDRNSRPLQDAAIANCGELVRQTKAKKEKKRKRRSTVSDDSNSEESEAEVKAERKDKKKKRNRKESKASDSEDNDKRRGNGKHDQNPQEDDGEREEGELHPLVTITKIDPNEIPEVSNKFLMRGERSRSRDREDRGGRGQDRDRDRGKDQDRDRNRNNFGWSKKQAPPTSRSGRIVKGRGVFRFRTPSRSRSRSTTPPHWKHAQKRTIKLSDLERIEEESKMREEEVKRREHERKRRHEEATKNPKQSFFELTHASTYGGKMTPEKFSPEHKNKSKETSDRGKPKEREKEKASEKEVTPLKRRKSMDMNALDYEQQTETESEDEELQVKPPTKQESKVEPSTSRDRNSKRDDRKPDEKAKLKRSRSRSPRRHSPPRRQQRSPARRPGQNSNQNQNQNQFNRGNRRNPFADRDRRRRSRSQDNEYRNRFPLSPIRGRGSPGGDRRRQQRSRSQGRRQDSPNHKRQVSPGRKRQDSQSRRRQDSPERRRQDSPPRKRRDSVERKREDSKDRKREASSNKKRDDSRERSRDDSPGKKRKDSGNKKREDSEGKKPQESTRKERDDSPSRKREDSPSRKRKDSDKKRQDSPVKRQDSPGRKRQDSQDKNRHDSPAKKLDLPGRKRQESADRVQQDSLAKRQDSPGRRRKDSPERKRKETPDRRRKDSPARRRQESSGRRRQESDGRRRRDSPGNRRSRSRGRRHSSSRSRSPSTSRSRRRRSRSPLPKLTSALPMDEDREKAAREKMQKRAEAAMLMKEHMRNEIAKEEERRLEKQRQDDMEKERTTRELNELERLKAETLKKLQDEERVGSAGAGIDAAAGSEAKTEATATRNKRESSTEDRHRDKKRKHKKSKKSSARSDSD